In Candidatus Cloacimonadota bacterium, the DNA window CCAGAAAGAAATAGTTTTTGCTGGCTGCAAAATAAACACCTTTCGATTTAATATCATATCGCTTTTGATCTTTGTAATAATTTCCATGTCCCTGCGAATCGTAGCCGATAGCCATAGCTGGAAGTTGAGCTGTTTCATCCAGAAAACGAATCTTGCAATTGAATTCCACTCTTTCATGCCAGACAGGATTTTGATTTCCCACGATTCTTTCGGCTCCATAATTTACCCCGATATTGAAGCGGGGAAAAAGACCGATCCTGGTTCCCAGCAGAAGTCCGTTATCTTTGTAAAGTTTGGCAGAAATCTCTACTTCTCCTTTTTGCAGAATACCCGCCGTGGGAGAATCGATCAGCGTGTTCAATTCATAACCAAATGCTGATGCAAAAACCATTAACATCATTAACAGAAAAATCTTTTTCATATCAAAACTCTCCTTATTCAGAGTTACTTTTTAACTTCAAAAGTTCTACTTATCACTTCCAGCTCGATGAGAGCAGCCAGTTTATAACCTTCAGGAAAATAGACAGAATTATCGAGGATAAAAGCAGTTTGACTTTCTTCATCATAGAAGGCAAAACTCTGGAATGCACCACCTACCGAATATTTTTTATTCTGCCATCTTCCTGCCATTTTCCAACCTGCAAAAGATCCAAGTTCATAAAGGCGGAAACGGATATCTTTGTCAAAGATTTCATCTTCATCATAGCATTTCCAGGCCAGAT includes these proteins:
- a CDS encoding YjbH domain-containing protein, translated to MKKIFLLMMLMVFASAFGYELNTLIDSPTAGILQKGEVEISAKLYKDNGLLLGTRIGLFPRFNIGVNYGAERIVGNQNPVWHERVEFNCKIRFLDETAQLPAMAIGYDSQGHGNYYKDQKRYDIKSKGVYFAASKNYFFLGNLGFHLGANYSLETEYEEGLNLFAGIDKSLGDMIVIMAEYDTAWNDNKGAFQDLNNIDIQGVGFLNASVDIHFTEYLILKISFYDLLENRTDTEGCDRTLTLLYNMTF